The Kitasatospora acidiphila region AGGGCGGTCTCCTTGATGCGGATCTCGCGGTAGGTCGCCAGCTTGGCGTCCAGGAGGAAGCCGTCGGTGCAGGCCGGCAAGAGGAAGAGCCGGCCTCCGAAGGCATCGCCGTTGACTGGAAGGACGAGGTCCGCGAGTTCCCCGTTCTTCTCGCCGGTCATGTGCTTGACGAGGCTGTCGCCCTTGAGGGCCAGGTGCTCGTGGCCGAGCTGCTTGGTGAGGTGGCCCTGAGGGTCGAAGTCGACCATGAGGACGCGGAAGCCCATTTCGGCGAGGGCCTGGCCGATCCCGGCGGTCAGCGCGGTCTTGCCGACGCCGCCCTTCTGGTTGCCGATCGCGATCCGGCGGGCCCCGGTGGCGCGGCGGGCGCGCTCGGGGAGGGGGTGGGCGTCCAACCAGAGCCGGATGGACTGGGCCACTCCCTGGTTGTAGGCGAGCTTCAACGCGGAGCAGTCGGCTCGGAAGTCCGCCAGCAAGGCGCTAGGGACGTAGGTCGAGAAGGACGTCGCGCCGGAGACGTCGATTGTGGGGAGAGGCTTGGTGGCTTCCTTCCATGCCTTGATGCCTTCGGTGACGGCGTCTTGGATGTCGACGCCTACGGTGGCGGCTCGAATCTTCAACTCGCGCCGCAGCTGCTGGGGGAGCTTGGTAACTACCTTGTCCCGCTCATCGGTGTCAGGGGTGGCCATGCGGGGAGTTTACTAACCGCTATGCATTGTTGAGTCACCGACACCCCGTGAGACTGCCTCAGGCCACCCGAATAGTGCCGGTGTTGTCCGCGGACAACACAACCTCGTTGGCTCCTCTCCTCAAGACCAGCTGACAAAGGCTCGTCCCGCAGGACCACTGGACACGAGCCCCTCGCATGCACCGTCGTGTTGTCCGCGGACAACATCCGCTCCCCCATCGTTGGAGCCACGGCCGGCGGACGCTGGCAGGAACGACGCACGGCTCGTGCCTCGGTAGCCCTGCCGAGGAACGAGCCCTGCGTCGAAGAGCGTCGAGGCGTGTTGTCCGCGGACAACATCCGCTCCCCCATCGTTGGAGCCACGGCCGGCGGACGCTGGCAGGAACGACGCACGGCTCGTGCCTCGGTAGCCCTGCCGAGGAACGAGCCCTGCGTCGAAGAGCGTCGAGGCGTGTTGTCCGCGGACAACACGTCCGGGCGAGTGACCACCACTACCTTCGTCACTGCCCAGCAGGAGCTGCCGTGCCGGATGTTGTCCGCGGACAACATCCGGCACGGCAGCCGGGGGCGGCAATAGTCGACGCGGGCCACTTCCCGCATGTGTTGTCCGCGGACAACATCGGGCCGGGCCCGCTGGCGTGCGGGCTGAGCCCAGGCGGGTCAAAGCGGGTTCCGGGGCTCGGACCTGGCGGGTGGTGAGGGCGCGGTAGGTGGTGAGGCCGGCGGCCGCGGCGGTGCGGGCCAGGCGGGTGCGCAGGGAGTCGCGAGGCGGCGTATCAATGGCACCGGACAGGGAAGTGTGTAGCTGTCGGCAGTATGTCCGCGAGGGGGGAGAGGTTTGTGGCAGTGGGAAGGGCAGCGCGTCAGGCAGCCCGCAGGCCGAGGGTCGAGGCGGTATTCGGAAAGGACGCGACCCCCGCGGCGCTCGACCTGCTTGAACTGGTCGAGTACGCGTGGCACGACGCCTATCACGAGATCACGCCGTCCGAGGCGCTGATCGACGACATCCTGACGTGCTCTCAGGGCGATCTCGGCCGGCTGATCCGTTTCGGCCTATTGGCAGTCGTGGACGCGCGGGACCTCTGGATGGCCGTCGAAGCTATAAGAGCTGCCGAGAGCGACTCCGGGACCGGTGAGCGAACCGGCTGAGGTGCCGTGATCGAGCGGTGCACGCCAGGTGAACCCGAGCCCACCGGCCCGTCCGCTGGTCATTCCAGTAGGCGCCCGGATCGATACATACGAACACGTCAGTCCCTGCTCGGCGTGATCGTGTTTCGTGCGACGATCCCGGCATGATCAACCTCGCTGCTGCCTCTCCATGGCGCCGTATAGGTACGGGTCGGCTGCGTGGGGCGGCGCCGGTCCAGCGGGGTTCCGCAGTCGCGGTGCTGGGGCACTGCTGGACCGCTCGCTGGTACAGATCGCCGACGCTTCCTCGGATGCCCGCTGCTTCGACCGGGAGAGCATCCGCGTGGCGGCGGACGTGTGGGACAACAACACCATCCCGCTGTTTCGGGCGGCGACAGCCAGCACTCGATGCGGGCGCGAACGTCGTGCGCGGGCGGCGTTGGAGTGGATGGCCGGCCTCGGCGAAGAGAGACGGGCCTGGATGCTGGACCAGGCCGCGGCCGCCGGACACTCGTTGGACGAGCTGCTTGCGACCACGAAGCCATACGTGCCAGGCCGTGACTATCTGGGACATGTGATGGCCCCGGTGATGGCGGTGACGCCGCAGATCGCAGAGAGCCTCGCCACCGACTACGACCTGCCGTCGGCAGAAGTCCGCTGTCTGCAGGTCGAGCGGACCGGTAGCCGTCTCATCGGCTATCTCGAACTCGCTGTCGCCCGTTCCTATCCCGTCGACGAGGGCACGTCTCCCGAGACCGCCACGCTGGGCATACGGCTGCGCGACATCACCGAGGTCCGCTTCGATTGCCAGAACACCCGGGGCGCCGCCCTTCGACCGGAAGCTGACGGAGTGTCGATCGGCATCGGATCCCACGGCACCCTCCGCGCGGCGACGGCCGACCTCCGCCCGGACGACCGCTGCTGGCACCTGTCCGCCGCAGGACACCTGGCCGACGCGACCACACCGCCCCGCGACAGCCAACCTGCCTGGCCCGCCCCTCCGCAGGAGGGACACCTAGGCACCAACGCCATGGCCGCCGCGACCCTCCTCCACCGCGCCATGCTGCACATCCGCATGGTCCGCTCTGCCGCAATCGCACACCGGGTCCCGGTGCGCGACTTCCACCGGGCCTTCGCCGGAGCGGGCGAGGCGATCCTCGCCGCCGGCGCCCACCACCTTCCCCACCGCCGTGAAGCCGCCTTCCGCCGACTGATCGAGACCTGGGCCCGACGCGGCGGCGCGGCCCTCGCCGAGTGGTTCGCCACGGTGCTGCCCGAGACGGCCCACCAACCGGACTTCCTCGCTGGGCTCCGCGACCAGGCCGGAGCACACCCGGCCGCCGACCCAGTGCTCCAGCCCGCTCCAGAACCCTCCGCGGTCCCCGGCCCGCCGCAGGCCGAGCTCCGCTTGGCCACGTACACCTCGGCACACACGCGCTACGGCACCCACCACAAGGCCTCCGCCCTTCTGCACCTGGCCGTGCCGCCTCACCCCGAGAGCGCTGACGGCGCCCCCTGGTGCCTGCGCGTCGTGCGGGGCGCCAGCCCCGCCCGCTTCCAGGTGCAGACCGAGGCGTTCCAGGGCGCCAGCCATCCCCGCGTCACCGTTGACGACAATGCGGCCCGTCACTTCGTCCTGCGCGATGGAGCCCTCACCATCACGAGCGGGGAAGACTGGCGCGACGATCAGTCGTGAGCACGTTCGTTTGCACGGGCCTGAGCACTTTGACCTTTACGCCGACATGGAGCCCGCGCTGGTGTAGTTCACGGTCCTGACTCCTCGACAACCCGTCCGTACGGGGGCTTGAAGAGATCGGTTGTTCGCCTGCTCTCGGAGACGGCCTGCATCGCCGCCAGATTCTCCATGGCCGAGGACAGGCTGACTTCGAGGCCGGCAACTTCACCGGTCCAGCCTTCACGTCGGGCCTCGGCGATGCGGGCATCGAGGTTGGTGATGATCTCGGTGAGGCGGGGCATCTGGGCGGCGGTGTCGGCGTCCTGCCGGAGCGTGGTAGGGCAGTAGTCGCGGCGAGCCGGGTCTTGCCGCCCCCGCCCGTCCCGGTCAGCACCTGGCACAGCACCGCCGTGCCCCCCGCCCCGTACGGCCGTGCGCAACCGGTCCGCCTCGGTGCGGAGCTGGAGGGACTGCGCGCGGGGCGGGATCGCGCCGACCTGATGCGGCCACGCGGCCGGCGCCTGCGGCCCGCTCTGATGCACGATCAGATTCCTGCCGGCGGCGCTCGCGCCGGACCGGTTCGCGATCGCCCGCGGTGTGCCGCTACACGAGGCGTTCAGCGACGACCGGCCGGACGTGGTGGTGGCCGCCCACCACGAGGACGACTTCTGTCCAGTGGGCCGAAGAGGTTCACCGGGCGGCGAGCGTGGGCCCAGCGCCACCGTGCACAAAGGGCGGCAAGGGACAGGACCGTTGAGGGACGGGGGACAACCCCCGCATCAACCCAGGTGCCAGCAGGACGGGCGACCAAAGCGTGGCCTTGGCACGCTGGGCGTGAACGGGGACGAACACCTGAAGAAGCAGGAGAGATTGATGAGGGCACCTGCGGGGCGGCAGCACTGTGGGCGGGAATGTGCGTAGTGGCCGTGTCGGGGTTCCTCCCGGCGGCGGCCGTTGCCGAGCGGGTGCCAGCCTCGCCGCCCGGC contains the following coding sequences:
- a CDS encoding ParA family protein; protein product: MATPDTDERDKVVTKLPQQLRRELKIRAATVGVDIQDAVTEGIKAWKEATKPLPTIDVSGATSFSTYVPSALLADFRADCSALKLAYNQGVAQSIRLWLDAHPLPERARRATGARRIAIGNQKGGVGKTALTAGIGQALAEMGFRVLMVDFDPQGHLTKQLGHEHLALKGDSLVKHMTGEKNGELADLVLPVNGDAFGGRLFLLPACTDGFLLDAKLATYREIRIKETALEKALEPLAGDFDFMLIDCPPSLGYAMDNALYYVRTREGEEDGSSGLVIPVQAEDSSADAYALLREQIDALCDDLDVDICDLGFIVNLYDVRKGYVLTSSLESWRSIGKPEVIAVVNDLKDQREAVRTKTPLLVWAPDGEQADAMRDIARRIA